One Quadrisphaera sp. RL12-1S DNA segment encodes these proteins:
- a CDS encoding primary-amine oxidase, producing MSTPPSSTPPTHPLVPLGAGELARSRELLASSGHLAETMRFASVSLAEPPKAELVAWREGDPVPRRTRSVLWDRADDKTYTAVVDLGAGTVDEWRHLPGETPNFTVDEWHEAEEALKAHPRVQEALAARGITDLDLVLLDTWTYGREVMPEQWRDRRLGWADVWRRETPTGSPYAHPVSGLKFVLDMNTFELLAVDEDDDAARRAVGAVDASPVVVGEYEADLLPAVLPGFAVREPLAPLEITQPAGPGFTVVDGLLTWDRWQVRLGFTPREGLVLHQLDWVDGDQCRTVGHRLSFAEMVVPYRDPSFDHYRRTAYDIGEWGLGYMTTSLELGCDCLGEIRYLDAVLTDSRGEPYTVTNAICLHEEDDGVLWKHVDASGRAAVRRARVMVISFHATVANYEYLVYWRLHQDGAVSCEVRATGIMVTTPLPPGEATPATGVLVDERTYAPNHQHFIVARLDLDVDARPGELATNTVVEVDSVAEPIGPGNPYGLAVTTRSTPVRSEREAARSTNAATARTWKVTNPQRRNAHGAPVAYKLHTPSAIPSLFDPEAPQFRRAPVIGNPVWVTRHHDDELWPAGDNPTQSAEDTGMSRWIADDEPLESTDVVLWHVFGIHHVPRPEDWPVMPCDPVGFSITPSGFFDRNPTLDVAPPRGHGAGADGGHCHA from the coding sequence GTGAGCACCCCGCCGTCGTCAACGCCGCCGACCCACCCCCTGGTGCCCCTGGGCGCCGGAGAGCTGGCCCGCAGCCGCGAGCTGCTCGCCTCCAGCGGCCACCTCGCCGAGACCATGCGCTTCGCGTCGGTCTCCCTGGCCGAGCCGCCCAAGGCCGAGCTGGTCGCCTGGCGCGAGGGGGACCCGGTGCCCCGCCGCACCCGCTCGGTGCTGTGGGACCGCGCTGACGACAAGACGTACACCGCCGTGGTCGACCTGGGTGCCGGGACCGTGGACGAGTGGCGCCACCTGCCCGGCGAGACGCCCAACTTCACGGTGGACGAGTGGCACGAGGCCGAGGAGGCGCTCAAGGCGCACCCCCGCGTGCAGGAGGCGCTCGCGGCCCGCGGCATCACCGACCTGGACCTGGTGCTGCTGGACACCTGGACCTACGGGCGCGAGGTGATGCCGGAGCAGTGGCGGGACCGGCGCCTGGGGTGGGCTGACGTGTGGCGCCGCGAGACGCCGACGGGCTCGCCGTACGCGCACCCGGTGAGCGGCCTGAAGTTCGTGCTCGACATGAACACCTTCGAGCTCCTGGCCGTGGACGAGGACGACGACGCGGCGCGCCGCGCGGTCGGTGCGGTGGACGCCTCGCCCGTCGTCGTCGGCGAGTACGAGGCGGACCTGCTGCCGGCGGTGCTGCCGGGCTTCGCCGTGCGGGAGCCCCTGGCGCCGCTGGAGATCACCCAGCCCGCCGGGCCGGGGTTCACCGTGGTGGACGGGCTGCTGACGTGGGACCGCTGGCAGGTGCGGCTGGGCTTCACCCCGCGCGAGGGGCTCGTCCTGCACCAGCTGGACTGGGTCGACGGGGACCAGTGCCGCACCGTCGGCCACCGGCTCTCGTTCGCGGAGATGGTGGTGCCCTACCGAGACCCGTCCTTCGACCACTACCGCCGCACCGCCTACGACATCGGCGAGTGGGGCCTGGGGTACATGACGACGTCGCTGGAGCTGGGCTGCGACTGCCTGGGCGAGATCCGCTACCTCGACGCCGTCCTCACCGACTCCCGCGGCGAGCCGTACACCGTCACCAACGCCATCTGCCTGCACGAGGAGGACGACGGCGTGCTGTGGAAGCACGTCGACGCCAGCGGCCGCGCCGCCGTGCGCCGCGCGCGCGTGATGGTGATCTCGTTCCACGCCACCGTCGCGAACTACGAGTACCTCGTCTACTGGCGCCTGCACCAGGACGGCGCGGTCAGCTGCGAGGTCCGCGCCACCGGGATCATGGTCACCACCCCGCTGCCGCCGGGCGAGGCGACCCCGGCCACGGGCGTGCTCGTGGACGAGCGCACCTACGCCCCGAACCACCAGCACTTCATCGTGGCCCGGCTGGACCTCGACGTCGACGCGCGCCCCGGGGAGCTGGCCACCAACACCGTGGTGGAGGTCGACTCGGTGGCCGAGCCGATCGGCCCCGGCAACCCGTACGGGCTGGCCGTGACCACCCGGTCGACGCCGGTGCGCTCCGAGCGGGAGGCCGCCCGCTCCACGAACGCCGCCACGGCGCGCACGTGGAAGGTCACCAACCCGCAGCGCCGCAACGCCCACGGAGCGCCGGTGGCGTACAAGCTCCACACGCCCTCGGCGATCCCGTCCCTCTTCGACCCCGAGGCGCCGCAGTTCCGGCGGGCCCCCGTCATCGGGAACCCGGTGTGGGTGACCCGCCACCACGACGACGAGCTGTGGCCGGCCGGGGACAACCCCACGCAGTCCGCCGAGGACACCGGCATGTCGCGCTGGATCGCCGACGACGAGCCGCTGGAGTCCACCGACGTGGTGCTGTGGCACGTCTTCGGGATCCACCACGTGCCGCGGCCGGAGGACTGGCCGGTGATGCCGTGCGACCCGGTGGGCTTCTCGATCACGCCGTCCGGCTTCTTCGACAGGAACCCCACCCTCGACGTCGCTCCGCCGCGCGGGCACGGCGCTGGTGCAGACGGGGGCCACTGCCACGCTTGA
- a CDS encoding restriction endonuclease: MARPEVRGGAASARGGRARWTLLAALVMLALAGFLGRHAVAEAWRWLGWWHWVVLPLLVALAGVCAVLLGPPPSPAQLDAERQRQLAQARAAVREEAEALREVSPQQFVLLVSRSLRRDGWADAHVDPRDPSGMLVVARRGGASLLVRCHHHPVKRVVALEVAELVGARASYPGAIAVIATTSDFAATALVSARDFGVVPMDGEDVSRWLALGAAAWPATATA; the protein is encoded by the coding sequence GTGGCGAGGCCGGAGGTACGCGGGGGCGCGGCGTCCGCACGCGGTGGGCGTGCGCGCTGGACGCTGCTCGCGGCCCTGGTGATGCTCGCGCTGGCGGGCTTCCTCGGGCGCCACGCGGTGGCGGAGGCCTGGCGGTGGCTGGGGTGGTGGCACTGGGTGGTGCTGCCGCTCCTCGTCGCGCTGGCGGGGGTGTGCGCCGTCCTGCTGGGCCCCCCGCCGTCCCCGGCCCAGCTCGACGCCGAGCGCCAGCGCCAGCTGGCTCAGGCACGGGCCGCCGTGCGCGAGGAGGCCGAGGCGCTGCGCGAGGTGTCGCCGCAGCAGTTCGTGCTGCTGGTGAGCCGCTCCCTGCGCCGAGACGGCTGGGCGGACGCGCACGTGGACCCCCGTGACCCCTCCGGGATGCTCGTGGTGGCGCGGCGGGGAGGTGCCAGCCTGCTGGTGCGCTGCCACCACCACCCGGTCAAGCGGGTGGTGGCCCTGGAGGTGGCGGAGCTGGTGGGGGCCCGTGCCTCCTACCCCGGGGCGATCGCCGTCATCGCCACCACCTCGGACTTCGCGGCCACCGCGCTGGTCTCGGCGCGCGACTTCGGCGTGGTGCCGATGGACGGCGAGGACGTCAGCCGCTGGCTCGCGCTGGGCGCCGCCGCCTGGCCCGCCACCGCGACCGCGTGA
- the dnaG gene encoding DNA primase has translation MAGKIRREDVDAVRERVRIDEVVGEQVVLKSAGVGSLKGLCPFHDERTPSFTVRTSTGRYRCFGCGESGDVFDFLVKTTGVTFVEAVETMAGRAGVTLRYEDGGGARPAQDVGKRQRLLDAHRVAAEYYAERLFSPEAQVGRQFLKDRGFDRAAAEQFGVGYAPTGWGALTDHLRGRGFTTDELVTGGLAAQGQRGPYDRFRGRLVWPIRDVTGATIGFGARRLTEDDSGPKYLNTPETPLYRKSHVLYGLDLAKKEIGRRKQVVVVEGYTDVMACHLAGVPTAVATCGTAFGSDHVGIVRRMLGDDDGAGQVVFTFDGDAAGQKAALKAFEHDQEFVAATYVAVEPRGMDPCDLRMADGDEAVVALVEAKRPMFEFAVRQVLTGWDLETAEGRVKALAAAAPVVAGIKDRQLREEHTRQLARMLGMDLGAVQRAVGSEVPRVARGASGRPGQGVGQQGRGGGQRGGGRPGERDAVADAERQLLALVVQAPSSVPDAFDALPEDAFVLAPSRAVHEAVRTAGGVVAGRAAGVSWVEHVMHACADGTADQVRPLLGALAVVPLPVDSEEGLARLAAGLLGGVRLRELARREADLKGRAQRLESAGEHEAAGEAYAQLFALASERQRMRAEASEGGA, from the coding sequence CGCCGTCCGCGAGCGGGTGCGGATCGACGAGGTGGTCGGCGAGCAGGTCGTGCTCAAGTCCGCCGGCGTCGGCTCCCTCAAGGGCCTGTGCCCCTTCCACGACGAGCGCACGCCGTCCTTCACGGTCCGCACCTCGACGGGGCGCTACCGGTGCTTCGGGTGCGGCGAGAGCGGCGACGTCTTCGACTTCCTCGTCAAGACCACCGGCGTCACGTTCGTCGAGGCCGTCGAGACGATGGCCGGACGCGCCGGGGTCACCCTGCGCTACGAGGACGGCGGGGGTGCCCGCCCCGCCCAGGACGTCGGCAAGCGCCAGCGCCTCCTGGACGCCCACCGGGTCGCGGCGGAGTACTACGCCGAGCGGCTCTTCTCGCCCGAGGCGCAGGTGGGCCGGCAGTTCCTCAAGGACCGGGGCTTCGACCGGGCCGCCGCGGAGCAGTTCGGCGTCGGCTACGCCCCCACCGGGTGGGGCGCCCTCACCGACCACCTGCGGGGGAGGGGCTTCACCACCGACGAGCTCGTCACCGGCGGTCTGGCGGCGCAGGGCCAGCGCGGCCCGTACGACAGGTTCCGCGGCCGGCTGGTGTGGCCCATCCGCGACGTCACCGGCGCCACCATCGGCTTCGGCGCCCGGCGCCTCACCGAGGACGACTCCGGCCCGAAGTACCTCAACACCCCCGAGACGCCGCTGTACCGCAAGTCCCACGTGCTCTACGGCCTCGACCTCGCCAAGAAGGAGATCGGTCGGCGCAAGCAGGTGGTGGTGGTGGAGGGGTACACCGACGTCATGGCCTGCCACCTCGCCGGGGTGCCGACGGCGGTGGCCACGTGCGGCACGGCGTTCGGCTCCGACCACGTGGGCATCGTCCGCAGGATGCTGGGCGACGACGACGGCGCCGGCCAGGTGGTCTTCACCTTCGACGGCGACGCCGCCGGCCAGAAGGCGGCGCTGAAGGCCTTCGAGCACGACCAGGAGTTCGTGGCCGCCACCTACGTGGCGGTGGAGCCGCGCGGCATGGACCCGTGCGACCTGCGGATGGCCGACGGCGACGAGGCCGTGGTGGCCCTGGTCGAGGCGAAGCGCCCGATGTTCGAGTTCGCCGTCCGCCAGGTGCTCACCGGGTGGGACCTGGAGACCGCCGAGGGGCGCGTCAAGGCGCTCGCGGCGGCCGCCCCGGTGGTGGCCGGCATCAAGGACCGGCAGCTGCGCGAGGAGCACACCCGCCAGCTGGCCCGGATGCTCGGCATGGACCTGGGGGCGGTGCAGCGGGCCGTGGGCAGCGAGGTGCCGCGCGTGGCGCGGGGCGCCTCCGGCCGCCCGGGGCAGGGGGTCGGCCAGCAGGGCCGCGGTGGCGGGCAGCGCGGCGGCGGCCGGCCGGGGGAGCGCGACGCCGTCGCGGACGCCGAGCGGCAGCTGCTGGCGCTGGTGGTGCAGGCGCCGTCGTCCGTGCCGGACGCCTTCGACGCGCTGCCGGAGGACGCCTTCGTGCTCGCGCCGTCGCGCGCCGTCCACGAGGCCGTCCGCACGGCGGGCGGGGTGGTCGCGGGGCGCGCGGCGGGCGTCTCCTGGGTCGAGCACGTCATGCACGCCTGCGCCGACGGCACCGCGGACCAGGTGCGGCCGCTGCTCGGGGCGCTGGCGGTGGTCCCGCTCCCGGTCGACTCCGAGGAGGGCCTGGCGCGCCTGGCGGCGGGTCTGCTGGGTGGGGTGCGCCTGCGCGAGCTGGCGCGCCGCGAGGCCGACCTCAAGGGCCGGGCGCAGCGGCTGGAGTCCGCGGGCGAGCACGAGGCCGCCGGCGAGGCGTACGCGCAGCTGTTCGCGCTGGCCTCCGAGCGGCAGCGGATGCGTGCCGAGGCGTCCGAGGGCGGCGCCTGA
- a CDS encoding AbfB domain-containing protein, producing MTSGSLVLATAPAAQAAAPGTYTVGGAAVQLNQPSDPGLGALTPAADAADKGMFGPQTAWPIIPLHVALGRNGHLTSWGTPLDTAQQGGTLYDDWDVSAGAARGAHTQTASMNGYNSFCNGPVTLADGRVLMVGGNSTQMTMVYDPVTHQQTMGQNLAYQRWYATSLRLTDNRVLVLGGANYYNTKAYQTPNDSSAVATVPEIGTGTGAWTKLTGAQSTTAFGAQDNRWWYPRAFNGPAGTVVGTSGDQVWSLSTAGRGSVTKTGTLPFNPRVSGSQVMYAPGKVLVAGGGQPFNEDGTTATNAAAVVDFSTATPRTTSTQPMANNRNWLNLTVLPTGEVLANGGTRVGTQGGDGNSVRQAEVWNPTTGTWRAAATAQRTRTYHSTAILMPSGAVFTGGGGVPGPEDNLNAELYYPAYLFTKGGDGVVRWASRPAITAISGSATYGGTIKLAIGDGRAIASASLTSMGDVTHGQDTDQRRVPLTTTQNGGTVSAALPASVNTLPPGDYELTVVDRNGVPSAAQVLTLRNGAAGSVTVGSATQVQDQGAPAPQPGGTVPLTPDTAVGLEAVNFPGYRVRHQDFGAYLQPAGTGSDAGTKADSTFSVRTGLASADGVSFEAVNFPGYYLTAPVGGGAVGLVKDDGSASFAGRATFAAVTGATGQNTTFQVWADRTLVLRHADFKLFAQKADASDQGRADSTFAVRAGLTAAAPVPLTAGRAVGLQAVNFPGYRVRHQDFAAYLQQVGAGSDAGARADTTFVVRPGLASADGTSLEAVNFPGYYLTAPAGGGALALVKGDGSAAFAARATFAPVAGAAGQGTTFQVWADRTLVLRHAGFRVYAVKTDGSDLSKADSSFTVSSGLSPAPRQ from the coding sequence GTGACCAGCGGGTCCCTGGTGCTGGCCACCGCACCGGCCGCCCAGGCCGCAGCGCCGGGCACGTACACCGTGGGCGGTGCGGCGGTCCAGCTCAACCAGCCCTCCGACCCCGGGCTGGGAGCCCTCACGCCCGCCGCGGACGCCGCCGACAAGGGCATGTTCGGTCCGCAGACCGCGTGGCCGATCATCCCGCTGCACGTCGCCCTGGGGCGCAACGGGCACCTGACCAGCTGGGGCACGCCGCTGGACACCGCCCAGCAGGGCGGCACCCTCTACGACGACTGGGACGTCTCCGCCGGGGCCGCCCGCGGCGCGCACACCCAGACCGCGTCGATGAACGGCTACAACAGCTTCTGCAACGGGCCGGTGACCCTCGCCGACGGCCGCGTGCTCATGGTGGGCGGCAACTCCACGCAGATGACCATGGTCTACGACCCCGTCACGCACCAGCAGACGATGGGTCAGAACCTCGCCTACCAGCGGTGGTACGCCACGTCGCTGCGGCTCACCGACAACCGCGTGCTGGTGCTCGGCGGCGCGAACTACTACAACACCAAGGCCTACCAGACGCCGAACGACAGCTCCGCGGTGGCGACGGTCCCCGAGATCGGCACGGGCACCGGCGCCTGGACCAAGCTCACCGGGGCGCAGAGCACCACCGCGTTCGGCGCCCAGGACAACCGCTGGTGGTACCCGCGGGCCTTCAACGGGCCGGCCGGCACCGTGGTCGGCACGTCCGGTGACCAGGTGTGGAGCCTGTCCACCGCTGGCAGGGGGTCGGTCACCAAGACCGGCACCCTGCCCTTCAACCCCCGGGTCTCCGGCTCGCAGGTGATGTACGCCCCGGGCAAGGTGCTCGTGGCCGGCGGCGGCCAGCCCTTCAACGAGGACGGCACCACCGCGACGAACGCCGCGGCGGTGGTGGACTTCTCCACCGCCACGCCGCGCACCACCTCGACCCAGCCGATGGCGAACAACCGCAACTGGCTGAACCTCACCGTGCTGCCGACCGGGGAGGTCCTCGCCAACGGCGGGACGCGGGTGGGCACCCAGGGCGGCGACGGCAACTCCGTCCGGCAGGCCGAGGTGTGGAACCCGACCACCGGCACCTGGCGCGCCGCCGCGACCGCGCAGCGGACCCGCACCTACCACTCCACCGCGATCCTGATGCCCAGCGGTGCCGTCTTCACCGGCGGCGGCGGGGTGCCGGGCCCGGAGGACAACCTCAACGCCGAGCTCTACTACCCGGCCTACCTGTTCACCAAGGGCGGCGACGGGGTGGTGCGCTGGGCCTCGCGCCCGGCGATCACCGCGATCTCCGGCTCCGCCACCTACGGCGGCACCATCAAGCTGGCCATCGGTGACGGCCGGGCCATCGCCTCCGCCTCGCTGACGAGCATGGGTGACGTCACGCACGGCCAGGACACCGACCAGCGCCGCGTACCGCTGACCACCACCCAGAACGGGGGGACCGTCAGCGCCGCGCTGCCCGCCTCCGTGAACACCCTGCCCCCGGGCGACTACGAGCTCACCGTGGTGGACCGCAACGGAGTGCCCTCGGCCGCGCAGGTCCTCACCCTCCGCAACGGCGCCGCCGGGTCGGTCACGGTGGGCAGCGCCACCCAGGTGCAGGACCAGGGCGCTCCCGCTCCCCAGCCGGGCGGCACCGTGCCGCTGACCCCGGACACGGCCGTCGGCCTGGAGGCCGTGAACTTCCCCGGCTACCGGGTCCGCCACCAGGACTTCGGCGCGTACCTGCAGCCCGCCGGGACCGGCAGCGACGCGGGCACCAAGGCCGACAGCACCTTCTCGGTGCGCACCGGTCTGGCGTCCGCGGACGGCGTCTCCTTCGAGGCCGTGAACTTCCCCGGCTACTACCTCACCGCCCCCGTGGGCGGTGGGGCCGTGGGCCTGGTGAAGGACGACGGCTCCGCGTCGTTCGCCGGTCGCGCGACCTTCGCGGCGGTCACGGGCGCGACCGGCCAGAACACCACCTTCCAGGTGTGGGCGGACCGGACCCTCGTGCTGCGCCACGCCGACTTCAAGCTGTTCGCGCAGAAGGCGGACGCCAGCGACCAGGGCCGTGCGGACTCCACCTTCGCCGTACGCGCCGGGCTGACCGCCGCGGCACCGGTCCCGTTGACGGCCGGCAGGGCCGTGGGCCTGCAGGCCGTCAACTTCCCCGGCTACCGGGTGCGCCACCAGGACTTCGCGGCGTACCTGCAGCAGGTCGGGGCGGGCAGCGACGCGGGCGCCCGGGCGGACACCACCTTCGTGGTGCGGCCCGGACTGGCCTCCGCGGACGGCACCAGCCTGGAGGCGGTGAACTTCCCCGGCTACTACCTGACGGCCCCGGCGGGGGGCGGCGCGCTGGCCCTGGTGAAGGGAGACGGCTCGGCGGCCTTCGCCGCTCGGGCGACCTTCGCGCCCGTGGCCGGAGCCGCTGGCCAGGGCACCACCTTCCAGGTGTGGGCGGACAGGACGCTGGTGCTGCGGCACGCCGGGTTCCGGGTGTACGCGGTCAAGACCGACGGGAGCGACCTGTCCAAGGCCGACTCCTCCTTCACCGTCAGCTCCGGGCTCTCGCCAGCACCCCGTCAGTGA